Proteins encoded together in one Lathyrus oleraceus cultivar Zhongwan6 chromosome 5, CAAS_Psat_ZW6_1.0, whole genome shotgun sequence window:
- the LOC127078723 gene encoding uncharacterized protein LOC127078723, whose product MATDASVSSIKLMNQDLVKLDRFDGTNYTLWQDKMTFLLTALKIQYVLDPDLETIPEPTENDTDEVKKERRKRKEDELLCRGHILNTLSDRLYDLYTNTASAKEICNSLEFKFKAEEEGTKKFLISKYFDFKMLDSKPILAQVHELQVLVNIIKAVKIDIPEAFQVGAIIAKLPPSWKGYRKKLLHSSEDFSLEKLQKHLRIEEETKDREKTESAGFAKANVVTAKGKKKYDGMKNHLGPRKEHNKFKKFWRTKRY is encoded by the coding sequence ATGGCCACCGACGCTTCTGTTTCAAGCATCAAACTGATGAATCAAGACCTTGTTAAGTTAGATCGTTTCGATGGAACAAACTATACCCTCTGGCAAGACAAAATGACATTTCTCCTGACCGCCCTGAAAATTCAATATGTCTTGGATCCTGATCTGGAGACAATTCCAGAACCAACTGAGAATGACACTGATGAAGTAAAAAAGGAGAGAAGGAAACGAAAAGAAGATGAACTGCTTTGTCGTGGACACATCTTGAACACATTATCTGATCGTCTCTATGATCTTTACACCAATACTGCATCCGCAAAGGAAATCTGTAACTCACTCGAATTCAAATTCAAGGCCGAAGAAGAAGGTACGAAAAAGTTTTTAATATCTAAATACTTTGATTTTAAGATGTTGGATTCCAAGCCGATTCTTGCACAAGTACACGAGTTACAAGTTCTCGTGAATATAATAAAAGCCGTGAAAATTGACATTCCTGAAGCATTCCAAGTCGGTGCAATAATAGCAAAATTGCCACCTTCGTGGAAAGGATACAGAAAGAAATTGCTGCATAGTTCTGAGGACTTTTCTTTGGAGAAACTTCAGAAACACCTTCGTATCGAGGAGGAAACGAAGGATCGAGAAAAAACTGAGTCTGCTGGATTTGCTAAAGCAAATGTTGTTACCGCTAAAGGAAAGAAAAAATATGATGGCATGAAAAACCATCTCGGCCCAAGGAAAGAACACAACAAGTTCAAAAAATTCTGGCGGACCAAAAGGTACTAA
- the LOC127087089 gene encoding zinc finger BED domain-containing protein DAYSLEEPER — protein sequence MSNSENDLSQLASESVPPITSDVDAYEMNKDGKRKLTSFVWNHFKRKTINGEEKVVCNYCNKALTDIRQSILVREHKKVDGSSSYLSNYHFDPEKSRNDLVSMIIIHEYPLSIVDHLGFKVYSEGLQSLFKVPSRNTVKSDIIKIYENENLKTMRLLDKIESKIALTSDIWTASNQKKGYMMITAHYVDDDWDM from the exons ATGAGCAATTCTGAGAATGATCTATCTCAACTGGCATCTGAAAGTGTTCCTCCTATTACTAGTGATGTTGATGCTTATGAAATGAACAAAGATGGCAAAAGAAAACTGACGTCATTTGTTTGGAATCACTTCAAAAGAAAAACAATTAATGGAGAGGAAAAAGTTGTGTGTAATTATTGCAATAAAGCTTTGACGG ATATAAGACAATCAATCTTGGTGAGAGAACATAAAAAGGTAGACGGGTCATCTAGTTATCTGAGTAACTACCATTTTGATCCTGAGAAATCAAGAAATGACCTTGTTTCTATGATAATAATTCATGAATATCCACTTTCAATAGTTGATCATTTGGGTTTTAAAGTATATTCAGAAGGTCTTCAATCTTTGTTCAAAGTTCCTAGTCGAAACACGGTTAAAAGTGATATTATCAAAATATAtgaaaatgaaaatttgaaaacTATGAGACTTTTAGACAAGATTGAGAGTAAAATTGCTTTAACGTCAGATATATGGACTGCTAGCAACCAAAAGAAAGGGTATATGATGATTACAGCTCACTACGTTGATGATGACTGGGATATGTAA